From a region of the Nitrospira sp. genome:
- a CDS encoding ATP-binding protein, producing the protein MTTTSPTIAHSQSECQSIEPTSTPPPMRVAIIGAGRGGTALLNALHQLGTIEIVGIADQHRSAPGLKRAQELNLPTYNEVTDLIKREGVNLVMDVTGDPAMESALRKQLPAGADIISGQALRLLWTFVQHESTFHTELLQAEKLAGIGSFAAGIAHDMNNPLQLILGLAENLVDEVDLDVVHDQARDIIDAVKRTIAICRDLTAYSRRTSFQQDGLVGVNGKLDEALKIARYAVALQDIEIRKLYQPDVVVKGNPDELLHVFVNLITNAVQAMAQHGTLTLETSAVAGTTQVRVSDTGCGIAREQQGRIFEPFFTTKPPGKGTGLGLYNIRNVIHRMNGSIGVESHVGRGSTFTLTFQDGSGVAERRTVS; encoded by the coding sequence ATGACAACCACCTCTCCGACCATAGCCCATTCGCAAAGCGAGTGTCAGAGCATCGAGCCGACCTCCACTCCGCCTCCGATGAGAGTCGCGATCATCGGGGCGGGCCGTGGGGGAACTGCGCTGCTCAATGCGCTCCACCAACTCGGCACGATTGAGATCGTCGGCATCGCCGATCAGCATCGTTCGGCTCCCGGGCTCAAACGAGCCCAAGAGCTCAACCTGCCGACCTATAACGAGGTGACCGACCTGATCAAGCGCGAAGGGGTCAACCTCGTCATGGACGTTACCGGTGATCCAGCGATGGAGTCGGCGCTTCGCAAACAGCTGCCGGCAGGAGCTGACATCATAAGCGGACAGGCCTTGCGGCTACTCTGGACATTCGTACAACATGAATCGACGTTCCACACCGAGTTGCTCCAAGCGGAAAAACTCGCCGGAATCGGCTCGTTCGCAGCCGGCATTGCTCACGACATGAATAATCCGCTTCAGTTGATTCTCGGTTTGGCTGAAAATCTGGTTGACGAAGTAGACCTTGATGTCGTGCACGATCAGGCACGGGACATCATCGATGCCGTCAAGCGCACGATAGCGATTTGTCGAGACCTCACTGCTTACTCGCGCCGCACATCCTTCCAGCAAGATGGCCTGGTCGGCGTCAACGGCAAGCTGGACGAAGCCCTCAAGATCGCCCGCTACGCGGTGGCTCTCCAGGACATTGAAATTCGCAAGCTGTATCAGCCTGACGTCGTCGTCAAGGGAAACCCCGATGAACTCCTTCATGTGTTCGTCAATCTCATCACGAATGCCGTCCAGGCCATGGCACAACACGGGACCTTGACGCTCGAGACCTCAGCCGTGGCCGGCACAACACAGGTTCGTGTTTCGGACACCGGCTGCGGCATCGCCCGGGAACAACAAGGTCGGATTTTCGAACCATTTTTCACCACGAAGCCTCCGGGGAAAGGAACGGGATTGGGCTTGTACAACATTAGAAATGTCATCCATCGCATGAATGGCTCCATCGGGGTCGAGAGCCATGTCGGCCGTGGCTCAACCTTCACCCTCACCTTTCAGGATGGGTCCGGTGTCGCCGAGAGAAGAACGGTATCATGA
- a CDS encoding response regulator: MSEFKSGFFVGGESCNGRVLVVDDEPDIRKVVRMTLQKAGYDVLEAENGEKAIETINTGENRLLLDVMICDIRMPKVNGIEAIAYFRQNYPRVPLIVLTGFPDTEMATSLLRQGVVDYLVKPVEGEKLKASVARAMEQRELAHL; the protein is encoded by the coding sequence ATGAGCGAATTCAAGTCTGGGTTTTTTGTGGGAGGCGAAAGCTGCAACGGTCGCGTCCTTGTTGTGGATGATGAGCCTGATATCCGAAAGGTCGTCCGAATGACTCTGCAAAAGGCTGGCTATGACGTCCTTGAAGCAGAGAACGGCGAGAAGGCCATCGAAACCATCAATACGGGCGAGAATCGTCTGCTCCTTGACGTCATGATCTGTGACATCCGGATGCCGAAGGTGAATGGCATCGAGGCGATTGCTTATTTCCGACAGAACTATCCGCGCGTGCCGCTGATCGTCCTGACCGGATTCCCGGATACGGAGATGGCCACTTCGTTGCTGAGGCAGGGAGTCGTGGACTATCTCGTGAAGCCGGTAGAAGGCGAGAAACTGAAGGCCTCCGTCGCACGAGCCATGGAGCAGCGTGAATTGGCCCATCTCTGA
- a CDS encoding glutaredoxin domain-containing protein, protein MADPIEDEIQKEVKAHKIVIYGKGTKTMPMCGFTRETMQFFDRYGYPYELIDVLSQPAKREALTKMTNWPTLPKVFIDGTFYGDTDILDPMAAKGEIEPLLKKAFGR, encoded by the coding sequence ATGGCCGACCCGATCGAAGATGAAATCCAGAAGGAAGTGAAGGCCCATAAGATTGTGATCTATGGCAAAGGAACCAAGACGATGCCGATGTGTGGTTTTACGAGAGAGACCATGCAGTTTTTCGACCGGTACGGGTATCCCTACGAGCTCATCGACGTCCTGTCGCAGCCGGCTAAGCGGGAAGCGCTGACGAAGATGACCAATTGGCCGACCCTTCCCAAAGTGTTTATCGACGGCACCTTTTATGGAGATACCGATATCCTCGATCCGATGGCCGCCAAGGGCGAGATCGAACCGCTGCTGAAAAAAGCATTCGGGAGGTAG
- a CDS encoding BolA family transcriptional regulator: MITPDVLTDYIRKSLPDAEVTVTDRTGTMNHLKVEIVSNGFQGKNLLDRHRMIYQALDVPMKDGRIHALELTARTRDEI; encoded by the coding sequence GTGATTACACCCGATGTTCTGACCGACTATATTCGTAAGAGCCTCCCGGATGCTGAGGTGACAGTAACCGATCGTACGGGAACGATGAATCATCTGAAGGTTGAGATCGTCTCAAATGGGTTTCAGGGGAAAAATCTCTTGGACCGGCATCGAATGATCTATCAAGCGTTAGACGTGCCGATGAAGGACGGACGTATCCATGCGCTCGAATTAACCGCGCGCACCAGAGATGAGATATAG